The Melitaea cinxia chromosome 22, ilMelCinx1.1, whole genome shotgun sequence genome segment gagctacaattttgttattccttctcgtgtttatatTGCGATTAGTTTACTATTTAATATACgtcaaaatataaatgtacGTCAGTTTAAGGGGGACAACTTAATACTTGCTCTCGTTAACAGCCGATTgatgtagtatttttttaaccaatgTATACATAATATCTGTACTTCATTTGTTCACCTTCAAAGCCAGATTGGAtcgctttttaaattattttcggtAACGAAGAAATCAGTGTATGATGAACCTTTcgtaaataacaacaaataaaatactcGAATCGTTTTCAATGTTGTTAAGAACATAAGGTTGTGAATTAACGTACGGTTGTTATTAAGCCCAGCCGAGTAAAATGGAAAATTCTACATCGAAGGTATACTAATGAcccatcactacatagtataaaacaatagATAGAGATAATACAAtagattttgatgcagttttctttagtaaatagagtgattccagaggaaggtttatatgtataatacatgcatattatagtagaggaatactgatagtttttgcacccgtgcgaagccgggctgGGTCGCTAGTTGCTTATAACACTAACATCTAAACTACGATAAacagtcaatttttgatatgatattcaaaaatgtttagaattcctaatgtgagggtaacacaaaaataaaatcgtacttattaaaaatagcatggtgtcgtctcctgtcaaagattttcattgtaaaatgaaactttgaatagttacggatctctgtaaagaactcactatagacggcgccacggttcgcttaaaccgaaaataaaaatcatcacatcaaaaatttcgctctagcgggtacatcgttccatagcttaattggctagagcgccgacacggtcagtcggagacgcgggttcgaatcccgctggagcggtcaatttttgatacgatattcaaaaatgtttacgatAAACAGATGAAAATTTTaactaactataaaatattcgtCATAAACGGAGTTAAACCTGTGGTCGTCAGCGCAATAGCAGACTGTCATGACTACTGCGCTTATCtgtcattaaaacattttacacaATTGTCTTAAAAGAGAGTAACTGTTATTGTTTTACAGATCGTCGGTTTAGCTTGACAacaatattataagtaaaaaatggACGAACTTTTAACATAGATAGACATTCttacattgtatattttaaaagccATTgggcagtttgtagtggcactgctttctgctccgggggtagTGGGTACGATTTCCACCCGAGTATGGGTgtaatattcgtatttatatatgtattatttctgtttatttatcaaaaaatattcagCTATAAcattcggctgttacctataacaccaTTAAgataccttaggaacagacgaccgtgtgtatatgttatatttatttcatcaattCAGTCTAtcgcggtccactgctggacataggcctccacaagttcgcgccaaaaataccGTGAATTCCTGTGTTTTGCCTACAaacaccacgccgggcaggcgggttggtgaccgcagggctggtttgtCACACCACCGCTGCCGCGCGTCttcagatatttatttgtttatatcaacttaataaaatattaaatcgtcGTCAAGAAATGTATTTCAAATTCTCGTTGAATAGCAAGCAATCTCGCGCACTCAAACGTGCATATTTAGCTAAAGGTCATGTTTATGCTCGTGACATTTATCTTGTTAACATGTCCAGCGATCCAATTTGTACGTCCGGTGAGTTATCCGGAAGAAATTGACAAGCATTAGTTAATAAAGTCGTGACTGATAAACGACTATGTGACTATAAGAGCCAGGTGTTCTGTTCAAATTTACGAAAAAGTTTGTTGTATTAGTAGTTTCTTTACTCAGTTAAACTGGAGTTGGGTTAAAAGCAtccgtcagtcagtcagtcagctcagcctactgcagtccactgctggacataggcctccccaagttcgcgccaaacatcccggttttccgcaatcctcatccagcctacaccggtaaagcatccgtaacgttaaaaaaagcgtaagatttttatatacaggaacacaacacttttcGAGAGCAattatatttagctgtgatcttctgaaatGAACtaatgatcttctgtaaggttaagatACTTCCCACTGTGCTCTATctcataaagataaaatatcttTTGTTAAACAAAACACAAAGATTGCTTAATGCAATTGTCATTCAACTGTCGTGGAATAGTCGTGTGTTGTGTATTCTTTGTGAAATTTcgcattttttatttgtaccaaatattgatataattagaTGTACTTTCATAAAAGTTTCGAGAATGTTAGTCAGTGactaagtttttgttttttcttttagttttatttgcaaACAGACAATATTTTCATCGAGTTGGAGCAAGACAACAACGCTTAAACTCATATTGTATTCCAGATTATAAcaaatacacataattaaaaaaaaccgtgcGGTGTCGTGGGACagcagataggaacgaagttccttattataaaatatagatagataaaaatcagtaaaattactggacaaaattatcttaacaccttaattttatttcatcactttagcctatcgcagtccactgctggacatagggctccaaAAGTTCGCatcaaaaatggcatgaactcgcgtgtggcccatagtcaccacgctgggcaggcggtttggtgaccgcagggctggctttgtcgcaccgaatacgctgctgcccgtcttcggtctgtgtattccaaagccagcagttggatggttatcccgccaccgatcggctttttaagttccaagggggTAGTGGAACTAAATCGCAAGAGgcaacacccacgggatgagagggtctagctatattttttactaccgtaaccatacagcaccgtatttagaaagaaagaaagaaagaaaaatattttattgttcacaataataaaaatcaaaacaatacaaatatggTTTCACAGATATTACGAACAATACAGGCAGCCACTCAGCATTTGCCACAGCATTGCAATAATGGTGAGACGCTGATTTTTAGAGACTCCTCATTGTCACTCGCTTGGAGCGACATCACTGACAtcatttacaatgatttataaaaatatatcatacacatcactagactatacattagacactgtattgctatcatacatagactatacataaaaatcttacgctttttttaacgttaggGAACGGCTAGGGTACCCCTTCACAATGctccataaggaacttcgttccaaaaatctTCCTTTGAGGTAAAAAACGCGCCAGTTAGTCATCACTAAATAACATTGCCAAATTGTGACGAACGCTAAGCGTTTcctaatgtttatattatttttgactcGTCCCATTATATAAAGTTCTATTTGTGTCGTTGTCGGTTTGTTGAACTTGCAATGTATTTCTTGtgtatgtgttgtgtgtgtttcgtATTCATATTTACGCAAAGAAGTAATATTAGTACTAATTTCAGTAATATATTTGGTACCGTTAAACAGAAATAGTTATTAATTGATTGATATAGTTaatctgtatatttttaatctgcGGAAACAAGAACAATGGAAAATTTTGTTCATCCATACCATTTTGTCCGTAGCCGCGTCCCATTCATACGTTTAGATGCATACAagtatttgataatttatttgacaTAAGTATTGTTcgtcataaatatttaagaatgattattaatttagtgGAAATGTTTCTgaactaaatttatttcttaactagctgtacccgcgactttgtccgcgtggaattaaaaaaaaatattgttcagttcgcagtaacaaaaaaaatctaaaatacaaGTAGCCTAATAGTACTCCTTAGtacgtcagctatctgccagtaaaagtccagtcaaaatcggtccagccgtttcaaagattagccggaacaaacagatagacagacagacaaaaattgtaaaaattgttattttggcatatgtaccgTGGATACATCcataattatgcatttagtaaaaagcggttattttaatattacaaacagacactccaattttaattatttgtatagatgaaatATTATAATGGAAACTATTTAATTCTCTTCCCAAAAAAGTCCGAGTCAGATCTCAGACAATATCTTGAAAAAAGTTgaaaaagttgtgatcagatccCGATCAAAATgtaatgggaccacgtgacaagtACCAGCATTCcattaaaagaagaattatcaaaatcggtacagccagtaaaaaaACTATGCagtataaatataacttaacaatgttttcgtctacctacgttatattacttgtcgatttaattgaagtcagtttttctttcGTTTTCGAGCCAACACAATCATTTATGTACCTTCCCAAtgattataatgtaaattttgagaaattataataaataaatttcctaatgtgtgagtaacacaaaaacaaaaaatcgtataattacgggtttctgtaaagaactcactatagacggcgccacggtcgcttagacggAATATAAAATCaccatattaaaaatttcgatctagcgcatacctcgttccatagcttaattggctagagcaccgatacggtcagtcggagatgcaggttcgatccccgctggaacggtcgatttttgatatgatattaaaaactgtttataaataaattattaaacgcctcacactccaCGGTCTCAACTAGTATTTACTCTTGCATCTgaggtccagaaacacacaccaTACACAAGTACGAACGCCCAGGCCGCGACAAACCtcggtatggccaatacaaatcttTACCATGACCGAGAATACAACTCGGAACAGAATGTGCAACAACCTGTGTTAGAGTTTCAGTCCAGAGCTATAGGTGCTTAGTTACTTTGACCCCAAACTACCTCGTTGTTAATAATGCTTACAGGGGTAAAATTTTCATCCCTGGTACAAAATAAGTACTAatctatacgtataataaaatggtaggaaagtcaaaattgtacattgactatttttttttaaataatattttttagaatttttgtctgtttgtctgtttgtctgtatgtatgtccgggctaaattcaaaaagtaccgcatgaatttacttcaaatttggcacgaatattattaagaagtcgagtCAACACATAGACTACATATTATCATACTATCGCCTACCGGGAACGaccagtgaacctttatttcctcaacgcattctgtaacaacgtgtaatctaacgacgcatatttgaatgttgttgttattatgttaataaccatgtcataagctagcttcacactgtaaaaaaagacattctgtagtatatttagtatcagcattgcacccgcgcgaagccggggcaggtcgctagttgtttcaataaatcattattttactgTATCAAGTCTGAGTCATTATATTGTAccgtatttgtaataaaaaaatcaagcgtatctctaaataaaacaaatttatttccaAACACACATTTATCATTAATATCTGTTCAAAGTTCAACAGCTTTTGCCGAACCTATTACATGAACACCATGATCCTGCATTTTATCGATTGGTCTAAACCTCCTGAAATGCCATCCGTGACTTCTCTGGGTAGCAGTTCTATTGAGCGAAGGGGATGAAGGCAAAGAGTCAGCAGTTGGAGATAGAGATGAGTCTTCAGGACTTAGAGATATGTTGGTCGGAGATGCAGATATGTTGGTAGGTGTAGATAGGAGCTGGTGAGATGAATGGCTGTTGATACCTGCCTCGAACTCTTTCAAATAACTCGCGCTGCATAGAGGCGTTTCGACTTCCTCAACTGTGTTTAAATTTTCCACGTCGATGATGTAGGCTTCCTTTTTATTGGAATACCTTGAAAAAATAGTACttataaagtaagttttttgttcattttgatCCCGGTTTGTTGATTTTTCGCGTTTTATAATTATGCTCATGGTACgttattttagataaaatgtattataatgaaaaaaaaaaagattagagGCAActcttttcaaaaaaaaaaaaaaataaaataaataaataaatttgaaaatacatatacatcCTTCAATACGCAgatgtatgtttttattattttgttttttagcgTAAAAACGTAAGCTTTGCATTAATtcacttaataattatattacgtaGAGACCACGCCACTTACTTCAAAACATTCTTAAACCGATATCCCCAAATAATTTCCTTCGAGAGATACGATGTTCTACTCTGCGTCATTGTTCCCATGTTCTTAGATGATCCCGTTAGACACACCACTATTtcaaatctaaaattaaaaataaaagattattcattaatttaaaaacagaaaatgAACATCGGCTTATGAAATGTAATATGAATGATGCCGTTGGTATCGTTGGTTTATCGATTCAATTCTATGCATGCATATCGTCAGAAATTAAAATTCAGGTAACACTGTTATATATTCaagtgattattttttaaagtaaagtgTCAAATTATGCAGTGTCGATTATGATAACTCAGACATAGTCGTAAttagctgaggtagggcacagcaggaaatttcctgcttagaatatggagcagtccgactggggtagtatctcgaccttacaaacgatcacagctaaataatactgctttcaagcagtgttgtgttcctgtggtgagtacggtgaccagagttcctgaggGGATttaggtagggtcggcaatacgcttgcgatgcttctggtgtcgcagacgtctataagctacggtaatcgcttaccatcaggtgagccgtatgcttgtttgccgacgtagttatatatgtatatatttataaaaaaatgaggaGATACTAGTGTTCAATCTGAGTaatcaatttgtttttattttcataacatcttttaaaactattattcgATTTAGTAGTTACGTATATTGTAAAGTTTCatatagaataattaaaattctgtTTTCCTGtctctttaaccgacttccaaaaaaagaggaggttctcaattcgactgtatttttttttatgtatgttacatcagaactgttgaccgtgtggaccgatttcgacaatttttttttaatcgaaaggtggtgtgtgtcaattggtcccccatttaaatttatttgagatctaacaactacttttcgagttatatctaataatgcgtttttacttgacgctttttttgtcgacctatgttgtattataccgcataactttctactggatgtaccgattttgataatttttaatttattcgaaagctgatgtttatcatgtggtcacatatatattttattgagatctgataactactttttgagtaatctttgataacgcgtagttacttgactattatttcgtcgatctacgttgtattactcgtcgatgtaattgaagtcggtttttttcgtttgcgagcaaacacaattatacttgttatttattgctttcatttaaattagtatattatatttgaattgaTATCTTGATtgatttatgtgtatattagtggtatgtgtgtatttttacGTATTATTTACATTCAGAATAAAATCCCACCTATAGTCCATCATATCCTGCGCTGAGAAGTCGTATAAAGGACTCTCTGAATCAATCACGTGGACCACTGTAATGGGCCACAAGAGAAAAGACCTTGATTCCTTCAGCTTCAACTGGTGGATATAGTTCTGTACAGATTCACCTTCTAATGTTCTGAAAAGGTAATATTCTTTCGTGAAATCTAGTCACACACGTGAATTGTTTAATGGCAAGTAAATTGCTTTTACAACTAAACCTAGTTCTAGGTACATGTCCTCATTGTGATATATCTTCGAGAAAATAACTGTTGAGATTTGTGCAAATACTATTCCGCAAAATTCGATTTTTAACCCTGGTTgctacaaattatattttgataaaaaattactatgaaGCTTTCATGATTAACGTAAAGTaagtaattaaagtaatttcgATTAAGGGTTCGTTGTTGTTAAGcagtttattactattaaaatagttttgaaaccatacatttttaatatagttataatGTCAAATAAAGGATATagcaatcaaaatcaaaatcaaaaacagctttattcaaacaggctcCAAAAGTACTTTCGAATTGTCACTACAATCTTTACTCTATCTAAatcattttatcattaaaaagaaataagatGTATACCAATCGTTACAGCATACCTGATGGGTTTGAGCATGTAGGCGGTTATAGTACTGGTAATCAAATGCAGGTTCAAAAGATCCCAGACCCTGAACTGAAGACACAGTTGACCATCACGTAGACACACCTGGCGTgccatgaaaataaataatcaatttttattaatgtaatagatactttaaaaacaattaatttgtaactttttaaagtgatttacatattaaaatataaacattagaacttaaattttaaatcatttataaatattcttcattCATTTATTCTTAGTTCAATTGTCAATCAATCTTATGCTAAGGTACCTACTGCTTCTATATAAgtgatattttgtatatatgtatagctACAAATTGGTATGTAAGCTACCTGATATGTATAGAGTTTCATTTAGTTGATGTCTTTTGTATTAACTATGTATAAAGTTGTTACAATCTGTATTctgagtctccctacgggatatTTTTATACCGTagaggaggggggggggggcttataacttagggctatgaaaagtagatgttagccgattctaagacctacccgatatgcacacaaaatttcataaaaatcggtccagccatttcggagaagtgtgataactaacattgtgacacgagaattttatacataagattatgtatattcacaagaatataaattgtgtttatataaatagttataatcGCAATGTAAACACGagaataatatcaaaattataactccaagtttccgactgcgcaaaatAAACGTCTCCTTTTTGGATTATGGTATTCGAATGtgtaataaaatcccacaaacgataTTGAAATAGtctaagaataaattaaaattttgtattaaaaagcaATTAATAGTTAACTGCTAAATCTTATTATTCGCAGCAggataaatgataaagatgtttggacttagtgacgctctatttcatgcaagatattttcaatttcgtataaaaacaaagtttatatatttctttaaagagTAAGTCTGGAAGTTTCTTGctggttcttctctgcagaatttacattgcGAAACGGTGATagcttaacttttaaaaataattataatttaatttataaaatgacgctTTGACGGTGTTTTAGAAGcctaatttcaataaattttgattttaatctaACATTGCGAGCGATAGTACCTACGTAACTAGAACATCTGGAACGAGTTATATATGAGTGTACTAGGGAATCAATATTATCACTTCTTGTTTAACAAAGGCACATTGCTGTTTACATATAAGATAGAGATAACTAAATGGCTATATTTTAgttacaaaatacattaaaaaagtaaccAATAAGAATTACTTACAGTAGCTTTCTTACTGAAACCAACAGCCGTTATATGTCTGCTCGGCCTCACTAGCTTCGTGAACAGTAAACTGGACAGACCCCCGGACAGCGCCGTGCCTACTACTATCTGAATAAATACAGAAGACGAAAAGataccattaaaaataatttaagctaAAATGTTGTATCACTGGAGTTCTTaatataggagaaggatagCCTAATCCATCACGTTGTTCCACTGTGGATTATCGAATGGACCATAGATGTCAAATAATCTTAAAAAGAAAACGTGCCATATAATAGCAACCCGGAAAAAGAGGTCTATATCCGGCAGTGGGACGATACTGGCTGAATCAATTAATCAATATACAATCTCTGTCGAATAAATAACGATAAGGTTATCTAAATTTTAATCTGTGaagtaaagaaacaaaataattactcATAACAGTCATAGTAGTAACAAAAAGATCAATCcttttgtacgattttttacTCTTTACAAAGTCTAAttgaactaaaaaatatatattattaaatattatgaaagatgacgatgatgatgatgatgatgatgatttcttTGTGAAAGTATACCGTCTTAGAGGAGCACATGAAATAATTCTccgtattattaaaataattattattttgttcttcATTTccttcatatatttatttcattttgtttgttttgttatttactaaGCAAATAACTATTGTTGCAACAAAGCTACCTTAAGTAATGTGGaatatttaaatcttaattCAAATGTTCTCATACGTACCTCTAGTACCATAACCAAAATTGCTTCAGGACACTCCTCGTTCGGATATCTCGAGCCGTATCCGATGGTCATCTggaaacaaaatcaaaatcgtaTTAGGCTTTAAACACTTTcaaaatcgtcattttacaaattaattttataatccgTCTGTGTTTCTAACTACAACCTACtaaactataacctggggattTTTAAGTCACGAGTGAATaggctacttctaggtaagcgtggtCCATCTTAGAcagcattttcacttatcatctgGTGAAATAGTTCTTAAACGCAAGCCTATTttggtagaaaaaaaaaatgtcaatttttaatattcaactATGTTGCATTTAGATAATGAAGTAACGATACAATCTGTGTTCTcttctgtatttttttgttaaagaatAATGCAATCAAAAACAATGTTCACgtagcaaaatatataatagaatgaataaaatgtaatataattataaattgctATGTgactacggcatcaaagaatatagccaccccctctcttcctgtgggtatcataagaggcgactaagtgataacacagttcacCATTACCACACACCATTTCAcagataaccattcaactgctggtaTTGAAATACCAGTCCTCTACTGTCTGTCTCTACCTGTCTTCGGTGCGTTAAAGCCAGCCCTTCAGttaccaacctgcctgcccagcgtggtgactatgggcacaacacatgagttcacgctattttcgGCGAGAACttttgggaggcctatgtccagcagtggactgtgataggctaaaatgatgatgatgatgaatatttattactttaacgAATTTTTTACCGATTTCGGTGTTTCTATTCTTAATCGGAAGGTGGtccttgtcatgtggtcccacataaatttcatcgagttctgatgattactttttgatcaatatttatattatagcgCGTATTACtgacgccacgttggcgcaacggttacagccatggattg includes the following:
- the LOC123664637 gene encoding G protein-activated inward rectifier potassium channel 3-like encodes the protein MNINYEVERRGSRSRALERSLSYSEAIGNGSGSTIEIPRIVDSDVYTNEEIKEHYRISQTYFEGREIAFPFINVDDKSNEIKDLGYKYYSSEDENTDDAGLVMTIDVETESPKSLDKRNISDASTQPLVGSVVSTDIYETIESADTIYNETETRIPSAAHTYSSIYTKRRKKTKHCRRQHGRPIRSRRVVYKSGEENVPVRSNVPAKYIKYMRDIVNTVINSKWRYILFLMVCSYFFFWFAFAGIWYSVAMAYRDEIGDGKEHCVTGTSSFAGFLMMSVETQMTIGYGSRYPNEECPEAILVMVLEIVVGTALSGGLSSLLFTKLVRPSRHITAVGFSKKATVCLRDGQLCLQFRVWDLLNLHLITSTITAYMLKPIRTLEGESVQNYIHQLKLKESRSFLLWPITVVHVIDSESPLYDFSAQDMMDYRFEIVVCLTGSSKNMGTMTQSRTSYLSKEIIWGYRFKNVLKYSNKKEAYIIDVENLNTVEEVETPLCSASYLKEFEAGINSHSSHQLLSTPTNISASPTNISLSPEDSSLSPTADSLPSSPSLNRTATQRSHGWHFRRFRPIDKMQDHGVHVIGSAKAVEL